The proteins below come from a single Candidatus Reconcilbacillus cellulovorans genomic window:
- a CDS encoding acetyl-CoA carboxylase subunit beta produces the protein MLKDFFHKKRKYATLPMDRVPSPEPGAETRPRREIPEGLMNKCPRCGSIQYSKEIEKNLKVCTSCQYHFKLTARERIRIVMDEGRLLEFDEFMVSEDPLGFPGYREKLAHSAQKTALREAVVTGEGTIGGFAVVVAVMAFEFFAASMGSVVGEKIARAIERAHERGVPLIVFSASGGARMQEGILSLMQMAKTSAALARFHEAGGLYISVITDPTYGGVSASFAMLGDIILAEPGAAFGFAGPVVIEQTIRQKLPDGFQKAEFNLEHGQLDMVVHRKDLRPVLIRLLDLHIRKGGGGDGGGAAV, from the coding sequence GTGTTGAAAGATTTCTTCCATAAGAAGCGAAAATATGCAACTCTTCCAATGGACCGGGTCCCTTCCCCGGAACCGGGGGCGGAAACGCGTCCAAGACGGGAAATTCCGGAAGGTTTGATGAACAAATGCCCGCGGTGCGGATCAATCCAGTACAGCAAAGAAATAGAAAAGAATCTAAAAGTTTGTACTTCCTGTCAGTACCATTTCAAACTGACTGCCCGCGAGCGGATCCGCATCGTGATGGACGAAGGTCGGCTGCTCGAATTCGACGAATTCATGGTCTCCGAAGACCCGCTCGGGTTTCCCGGCTATCGCGAGAAGCTGGCGCATTCGGCGCAAAAAACGGCGCTGCGCGAGGCGGTCGTGACGGGCGAGGGCACCATCGGCGGATTCGCCGTCGTCGTCGCCGTCATGGCGTTTGAATTTTTCGCGGCGTCGATGGGCTCGGTCGTCGGCGAGAAAATCGCCCGGGCGATCGAGCGGGCGCACGAGCGCGGCGTTCCGCTCATCGTGTTTTCCGCTTCCGGCGGAGCTCGGATGCAGGAAGGCATCCTGAGCCTGATGCAGATGGCCAAGACGAGCGCGGCGCTTGCCCGTTTCCATGAGGCCGGGGGCCTCTACATTTCCGTCATCACCGACCCTACGTACGGCGGCGTTTCGGCCAGTTTCGCGATGTTGGGCGATATTATTTTGGCCGAACCGGGCGCCGCATTCGGTTTCGCCGGCCCGGTCGTGATCGAGCAGACGATCCGGCAGAAACTCCCCGACGGTTTTCAGAAAGCGGAGTTCAATCTGGAACACGGCCAGTTGGACATGGTCGTTCACCGGAAAGATTTGCGGCCCGTCCTGATCCGGCTGCTCGATCTGCATATCAGGAAAGGGGGGGGCGGCGATGGCGGGGGAGCTGCCGTTTGA
- a CDS encoding glutamate decarboxylase produces MWTVIYIAPNAKAAERIKAKLTEEGFLVQVRPVSVSKQQYEILVPESELEEVQEVLGSILHR; encoded by the coding sequence ATGTGGACGGTCATCTATATTGCGCCGAACGCCAAGGCGGCGGAGCGCATCAAGGCGAAACTGACGGAAGAGGGTTTTCTCGTGCAGGTCCGGCCGGTCAGCGTGTCCAAACAGCAGTATGAGATCCTCGTTCCTGAAAGTGAGCTCGAGGAAGTGCAGGAAGTGCTGGGTTCCATCTTGCACCGCTAA
- a CDS encoding acetyl-CoA carboxylase carboxyltransferase subunit alpha, whose amino-acid sequence MAGELPFEQPLVELRAKIDELRKFGVEKGLDFTEEIARLEERYARLEDEIYGRLTPPQKVMIARHPARPTTLDYIRMMFTDFVELHGDRTFGEDRAIVGGIARLNGLAVTVVGHQKGKDTKDNIARNFGMPHPEGFRKALRLMRQADKFGRPIVTFIDTPGAYPGTAAEERGQAEAIARNLLEMSGFGVPIVCTVIGEGGSGGALALGVGNRVLMLENAVYSVISPNGAASILWKDASRADEAAELMKMTAQDLLAFGVIDEIVPEPRGGAHRNPEAQAAALKDAIWRHLRPLLSMSREELREDRYRKFRAMGRFRTEDGGAVSADVVRTDVVQADDREEV is encoded by the coding sequence ATGGCGGGGGAGCTGCCGTTTGAACAGCCGCTCGTCGAACTACGGGCGAAAATCGACGAACTGCGCAAGTTCGGCGTCGAAAAAGGGCTTGATTTCACGGAAGAAATCGCCAGGCTCGAAGAGCGTTACGCCCGTCTCGAAGACGAGATTTACGGCCGCCTGACGCCGCCGCAAAAAGTGATGATCGCCCGCCATCCCGCCAGACCGACGACGCTCGATTACATACGGATGATGTTTACCGATTTCGTCGAACTGCACGGCGACCGGACGTTCGGCGAGGACCGGGCGATCGTCGGGGGCATCGCGCGTCTTAACGGGCTGGCGGTGACCGTCGTCGGCCATCAGAAGGGCAAGGATACGAAAGACAACATCGCGCGCAATTTCGGCATGCCGCATCCCGAAGGATTCCGCAAGGCGCTCAGGCTGATGCGGCAGGCGGACAAGTTCGGGCGGCCGATCGTGACGTTCATCGACACGCCGGGCGCCTATCCCGGCACGGCCGCCGAAGAGCGCGGGCAGGCCGAGGCGATTGCGCGCAATTTGCTGGAGATGTCCGGATTCGGCGTTCCGATCGTCTGCACGGTCATCGGCGAGGGCGGCAGCGGCGGGGCGCTCGCGCTCGGCGTCGGCAACCGCGTGCTGATGCTGGAAAACGCCGTCTATTCGGTGATTTCGCCGAACGGCGCAGCCTCGATTTTGTGGAAGGACGCGTCGAGGGCGGACGAGGCGGCGGAGCTGATGAAGATGACGGCGCAGGATTTGCTGGCGTTCGGCGTCATCGACGAAATCGTGCCGGAGCCGCGAGGCGGCGCCCACCGCAATCCCGAGGCGCAGGCGGCGGCGTTGAAAGACGCGATTTGGCGGCATTTGCGCCCGCTTTTGTCGATGTCGCGCGAGGAACTGCGGGAAGACCGCTATCGCAAGTTCCGGGCGATGGGGCGCTTCCGGACGGAAGACGGCGGCGCCGTTTCGGCGGACGTTGTTCGGACGGACGTCGTTCAGGCGGACGATCGGGAGGAAGTCTGA
- a CDS encoding DNA polymerase III subunit alpha, with translation MAGFVHLHVHSEYSLLDGAARIDALVDRAAEWGCPALALTDHAAMYGAIAFYKACRERGVKPIVGCEMNVTSADGRPVEAQARGGLAFYHLVLLACDAVGYRNLMRLCSIAHLRGDHAVPYVRFEELADHREGLICLSGCMRGEVPALLARGHRQEAKFVARKYRDLFGERYYLELQNHGIPAQASVTAELAALAAETGIPPVATNDVHYLDREDAVLHELLRAVARGRPVDDDGRSDAEDNGRRYFRSAEEMIRLFARVPGAVENTVHIAEQCDLRLELGRPVLPRFEPIPDGLSAGDYLRRLCEEGIVRRYGERPEWSDEQFRFRVRERLAYELDVILRMGFADYFLIVWDFVRFARERGIAVGPGRGSSAGSLVAYALGITDVDPIRHRLLFERFLNPERVSMPDIDIDFSDERRDEIIRYVADKYGRDRVAHIATFGTMAARAAVRDVGRVIDVSPATVDRTARLIPNRPGMTIRAALEQQPDLRRWVESEPEAARLVELAMKVEGFPRHVSTHAAGVVISPGPLTDLVPLQQGGETAPLTQYPMEDVESVGLLKIDFLGLRNLSIIERTVRTVREQLGVEVRFAEAMERDDPATYAMLADGETTGVFQLESAGMRRVLREMRPSRFEDIVSVLALYRPGPMEFIPQYVRAKHGLEQVRYPHPDLEPILRDTYGIIIYQEQIMQIASKMAGFSLGEADLLRRAVSKKKREVLDEQRERFVRGACARGYAAEDAHRVYDMIVRFADYGFPRAHAAAYAVVAFQTAYLKAHFPVQFMAAMLASVSGHPRKVAEYLEECRRMGIEVLPPDINESEAHFTPVPGRTGFSRGQNGDSLAGEVEAFGSDRAEHPGVAGAAGSGGRVGTEVSVAGGAGGAVRFGLAAVKNVGLQAIEAIVAERRRRPFASLADFCRRVDLRVCNKRVIESLILAGAFDRLGGHRAQLVAALDAVMDAAARWRKGRDEFQLHLFGLQEEANWDEPLPDVRPYTPEQLLEWERELLGLYLSGHPLDAWSRELRALEIDELHRLAEYPDGQTVLTAGMIASVKTTATRKGRLMAFAELENRAEKAELILFPDVWERYGDAVAKGSLWIVLAKLEVDDEGAVRLIAERLFSLTQEEDRRAAAAVRKRLSGRIRQASAVAVSGEAASGRPVAPQRVFVRLAPDRERPELLIELRRLLGEHPGVLPVVLYYERTRRAVALGDKLRVRPSPELFRAVEQLLGAGTIRVK, from the coding sequence GTGGCGGGATTCGTGCATCTTCACGTTCACAGCGAATACAGTCTGCTGGACGGAGCGGCGCGGATCGACGCTCTTGTCGACCGCGCGGCGGAATGGGGCTGTCCGGCCCTGGCGCTCACCGATCACGCGGCGATGTACGGCGCGATCGCGTTTTACAAGGCTTGCCGGGAACGCGGCGTCAAGCCGATCGTCGGCTGCGAGATGAACGTCACGTCTGCGGACGGCCGGCCTGTCGAAGCGCAGGCGCGAGGTGGGCTGGCTTTTTATCATCTGGTGTTGCTTGCCTGCGATGCTGTGGGGTACCGCAACCTGATGCGCCTCTGTTCGATCGCGCATCTGCGCGGGGATCACGCCGTGCCGTACGTCCGGTTCGAGGAACTGGCCGATCATCGCGAAGGGCTGATCTGCCTGAGCGGTTGCATGCGCGGGGAAGTGCCCGCCCTTCTTGCGCGCGGCCACCGGCAAGAGGCGAAGTTCGTCGCGCGGAAATACCGCGATTTGTTCGGGGAGCGTTATTACCTGGAGCTGCAAAATCACGGCATTCCCGCTCAGGCGAGCGTCACCGCGGAATTGGCGGCGCTCGCCGCGGAGACCGGCATCCCCCCCGTCGCGACGAACGACGTGCATTACCTCGACCGGGAAGACGCGGTTTTGCACGAACTATTGCGCGCCGTCGCCCGCGGCCGACCGGTAGACGATGACGGAAGGAGCGACGCGGAAGACAACGGCCGGCGTTATTTTCGCAGCGCGGAGGAGATGATCCGGCTGTTTGCCCGTGTGCCCGGCGCCGTGGAAAATACCGTGCATATCGCGGAGCAGTGCGATCTCCGGCTGGAACTGGGCCGGCCGGTGTTGCCGCGGTTCGAGCCGATTCCCGACGGGCTGTCGGCGGGCGATTATCTGCGGAGACTCTGCGAGGAAGGCATCGTCCGGCGGTACGGGGAACGGCCGGAATGGAGCGACGAGCAATTCCGCTTCCGCGTGCGGGAACGCCTGGCGTACGAGCTCGACGTCATTTTGCGCATGGGGTTCGCCGATTATTTCCTGATCGTCTGGGATTTCGTCCGGTTTGCCCGCGAGCGCGGCATTGCGGTCGGGCCCGGCCGCGGTTCGTCGGCGGGCAGTCTCGTCGCCTACGCGCTCGGCATCACGGACGTCGATCCGATCCGGCACAGGCTGTTGTTCGAGCGGTTTTTGAACCCGGAGCGGGTGTCGATGCCGGACATCGACATCGATTTCAGCGACGAGCGACGCGACGAGATCATCCGTTACGTGGCGGACAAATACGGCCGCGACCGCGTCGCGCATATCGCGACGTTCGGAACGATGGCGGCACGGGCGGCGGTGCGCGACGTCGGCCGCGTCATCGACGTGTCGCCGGCGACGGTCGATCGGACAGCGCGGCTCATTCCGAACCGGCCCGGCATGACGATCCGCGCGGCGCTCGAGCAACAGCCGGATTTGCGGCGGTGGGTGGAATCCGAACCGGAGGCCGCGCGGCTGGTGGAACTTGCGATGAAAGTGGAGGGGTTTCCCCGGCACGTCTCCACACACGCGGCCGGCGTCGTGATTTCACCGGGGCCTTTGACCGATCTCGTTCCCTTGCAGCAGGGCGGGGAGACGGCGCCGCTGACGCAATATCCGATGGAAGACGTGGAATCCGTAGGGCTGTTGAAAATCGACTTTCTCGGCCTGCGCAACCTGTCGATCATCGAACGGACGGTGCGGACGGTCCGCGAACAGCTCGGCGTCGAGGTGCGTTTTGCGGAGGCGATGGAGCGGGACGATCCTGCGACGTACGCGATGCTGGCCGACGGAGAGACGACCGGCGTGTTCCAGCTCGAATCGGCGGGCATGCGGCGTGTGTTGCGCGAGATGCGGCCGAGCCGGTTCGAGGACATCGTGTCGGTGCTGGCGCTGTATCGTCCGGGGCCGATGGAGTTCATTCCGCAGTATGTTCGCGCCAAGCACGGCCTGGAACAGGTCCGTTACCCGCATCCCGATCTCGAACCGATTTTGCGCGATACGTACGGCATCATCATTTATCAGGAGCAGATCATGCAAATCGCGTCGAAAATGGCGGGTTTCTCACTCGGCGAGGCGGATCTGTTGCGTCGGGCGGTCAGCAAGAAAAAACGGGAAGTGCTCGACGAGCAGCGCGAGCGGTTCGTCCGCGGAGCGTGCGCCCGGGGGTATGCGGCGGAAGACGCCCATCGCGTCTACGACATGATCGTCCGGTTTGCGGATTACGGTTTTCCGCGCGCACACGCGGCCGCTTACGCGGTCGTCGCTTTTCAGACGGCGTATCTGAAGGCGCATTTTCCGGTGCAGTTCATGGCGGCGATGCTGGCCTCGGTGTCGGGTCATCCGCGCAAGGTGGCGGAATATCTCGAAGAGTGCCGGAGGATGGGGATCGAGGTCTTGCCGCCCGACATCAACGAGAGCGAAGCGCATTTTACGCCGGTGCCCGGCCGTACGGGTTTTTCCCGCGGGCAAAACGGCGATTCCTTGGCGGGCGAGGTTGAGGCGTTCGGATCCGACCGTGCAGAGCATCCCGGCGTTGCGGGGGCGGCGGGAAGCGGCGGGCGCGTAGGCACGGAGGTTTCGGTCGCGGGCGGGGCCGGAGGAGCCGTCCGATTCGGCCTGGCGGCCGTCAAAAACGTCGGGTTGCAAGCGATCGAGGCGATCGTCGCCGAACGACGCCGTCGGCCGTTCGCCAGCCTCGCCGACTTTTGCCGTCGCGTCGATTTGCGCGTCTGCAACAAGCGCGTGATCGAGTCGCTCATTCTGGCCGGCGCATTCGACCGCCTCGGCGGTCACCGCGCGCAGCTCGTCGCCGCGCTCGACGCGGTCATGGATGCGGCCGCCCGATGGCGCAAGGGAAGGGACGAATTTCAGCTGCATTTATTCGGATTGCAAGAAGAGGCGAACTGGGACGAACCGTTGCCCGACGTGCGGCCGTATACGCCGGAACAACTGCTGGAATGGGAGCGGGAGCTGCTCGGGCTCTATTTGTCCGGACATCCGCTCGACGCCTGGAGCAGGGAACTGCGCGCGCTCGAGATCGACGAGCTGCACCGGCTGGCGGAATATCCGGACGGGCAGACGGTGTTGACCGCCGGCATGATCGCGTCCGTCAAAACGACGGCGACGCGGAAAGGGCGGCTGATGGCGTTCGCCGAACTGGAAAACCGCGCCGAGAAGGCGGAGCTCATCCTGTTCCCCGACGTGTGGGAACGTTACGGCGACGCCGTCGCCAAGGGCAGTCTCTGGATCGTTCTTGCCAAGCTGGAGGTTGACGACGAGGGCGCCGTCCGGCTGATCGCCGAGCGACTGTTTTCTTTGACGCAGGAGGAAGATCGGCGCGCGGCCGCGGCGGTGCGGAAACGCCTTTCCGGCCGAATCCGACAGGCGAGCGCGGTCGCCGTTTCCGGTGAAGCCGCATCCGGAAGGCCCGTCGCGCCCCAGCGCGTGTTCGTCCGTCTTGCTCCCGACCGGGAACGTCCGGAGCTTTTGATCGAGCTTCGGCGGCTGCTCGGCGAACATCCCGGCGTTCTGCCGGTCGTGCTGTACTACGAGCGAACGCGTCGCGCCGTCGCGCTGGGCGACAAGCTGCGCGTCCGGCCTTCGCCGGAGCTTTTCCGCGCCGTGGAACAGCTGCTCGGCGCAGGCACGATCCGCGTCAAGTAG